One window of the Allorhizobium ampelinum S4 genome contains the following:
- a CDS encoding lipoic acid synthetase, whose amino-acid sequence MRKISTGFAFALLGCALALTSCKTTGGSTGLLGKSTTSSSLYLNALQGGIVSRTGAELDNSQKQRALAAEYQALEVAPGGQTVTWRDDDVSGEVVAAAPYQVGNQNCRQYRHKVTVDGKTVEARGVACRNEDGTWTPLT is encoded by the coding sequence ATGAGGAAGATCAGCACCGGTTTTGCATTTGCCCTGCTGGGCTGCGCCCTGGCACTGACCTCCTGCAAGACGACCGGTGGCAGCACCGGCTTGCTTGGCAAATCCACCACTTCAAGCTCGCTCTATCTCAACGCGCTGCAGGGCGGCATTGTGTCGCGGACCGGTGCGGAACTGGACAACAGCCAGAAACAGCGGGCATTGGCGGCCGAATATCAGGCGCTGGAAGTCGCCCCCGGCGGCCAGACGGTGACCTGGCGCGATGACGATGTTTCCGGCGAAGTGGTGGCCGCAGCCCCTTATCAGGTGGGCAATCAGAACTGCCGCCAATATCGCCACAAGGTAACGGTCGATGGCAAGACGGTGGAGGCACGCGGCGTCGCCTGCCGCAATGAAGACGGGACATGGACACCTCTGACCTGA
- the ccmI gene encoding c-type cytochrome biogenesis protein CcmI, with the protein MLFWVEIAVLTFAVAAAFLLPLTRAQQRGERETRDGAMAVYRDQLQELERDRAGGLISAEQVDYARAEIARRLLAADKGDETQAVKSAPRKTSRNGLAQAFVVLLVPAVGLGLYLALGSPGLPSQPLQARLENPGNDMSLLIAQAERHLMQKPDDGAGWDVLAPIYLQQNRMGEAELAFRNAIRLKGASPERLNGLGEALIAQSDGVVTDAARDLFSQSVALNRDNPRAAYYLALALEQSGKRDEALAAFKAIAAQSPPNAPWLPLVARHIARNGADAAAMPAPLGNPDAATVAAAQGLPDGDRQAMIKGMVESLDAKLKADPNNFEGWVRLVRSYTVLKDNQRALEALKAGLKTFPAEGEQGKQLIAMAQQLGLPVEEALK; encoded by the coding sequence ATGCTGTTCTGGGTTGAAATTGCTGTTCTGACCTTTGCCGTTGCTGCGGCCTTTTTATTGCCGCTGACACGGGCGCAGCAGCGTGGCGAGCGTGAGACCCGCGATGGTGCGATGGCCGTCTATCGTGATCAATTGCAGGAACTGGAGCGTGACCGGGCGGGCGGGTTGATTTCCGCCGAGCAGGTGGATTATGCCCGAGCTGAGATTGCCCGCCGCCTTCTGGCCGCCGATAAGGGTGATGAAACTCAGGCGGTCAAAAGTGCGCCTCGCAAAACCTCGCGCAATGGTCTGGCGCAGGCCTTCGTTGTTCTGCTGGTACCAGCAGTCGGCCTTGGGCTTTATCTTGCCCTCGGCAGTCCCGGCCTGCCATCACAACCCTTGCAGGCCCGGTTGGAAAATCCCGGCAATGACATGAGCCTGTTGATTGCCCAGGCCGAGCGCCATCTGATGCAAAAGCCTGATGATGGTGCAGGCTGGGATGTGCTGGCTCCCATCTATCTGCAACAAAACCGCATGGGCGAGGCGGAACTGGCCTTTCGCAACGCCATCCGGTTGAAGGGCGCCAGCCCCGAGCGGCTCAACGGGCTTGGCGAAGCGCTGATTGCTCAGAGCGACGGCGTGGTGACCGATGCCGCCCGTGATCTGTTTTCGCAATCCGTGGCGCTGAATCGCGACAATCCGCGTGCCGCCTATTATCTGGCGCTGGCGCTGGAGCAATCCGGCAAACGCGACGAGGCGCTGGCCGCTTTCAAGGCGATTGCGGCTCAATCACCGCCCAATGCGCCGTGGCTGCCGCTGGTCGCCCGCCATATCGCCCGTAATGGTGCGGATGCTGCTGCAATGCCTGCACCCCTTGGAAATCCGGATGCTGCCACCGTGGCCGCAGCCCAGGGCTTGCCGGACGGCGACCGTCAGGCGATGATAAAGGGCATGGTTGAAAGCCTGGATGCCAAGCTGAAAGCCGATCCGAATAATTTTGAAGGCTGGGTGCGGCTGGTGCGCTCCTATACGGTGTTGAAGGACAACCAGCGGGCGCTCGAAGCCTTGAAAGCCGGATTGAAGACCTTCCCGGCCGAGGGGGAGCAAGGCAAGCAGCTGATCGCCATGGCGCAGCAATTGGGATTGCCGGTCGAGGAGGCGCTGAAATGA
- the ccmE gene encoding cytochrome c maturation protein CcmE, producing MTRKQKRLAVIAGGVGFIMVAVLLVLFAFGQSIAYFYMPSDLAKTPVGPGTRIRLGGLVAEGSVKRDTGSTVSFAVTDGTATVPVTYTGILPDLFREGQGVVTEGVFGAGGTLFDADTVLAKHDENYMPKEVADRMKKDGVWKGEGEAK from the coding sequence ATGACCCGAAAGCAGAAACGTCTGGCCGTCATCGCCGGGGGCGTCGGTTTCATCATGGTGGCCGTGTTGCTGGTTCTGTTCGCTTTCGGCCAGTCTATCGCCTATTTTTACATGCCATCGGATCTCGCCAAGACGCCGGTTGGTCCTGGCACCCGCATCCGGCTGGGCGGACTGGTGGCTGAAGGCTCGGTCAAGCGCGACACCGGCTCCACTGTCAGTTTTGCCGTGACCGATGGCACGGCCACGGTGCCGGTGACCTATACCGGCATTCTGCCGGATCTGTTTCGTGAAGGGCAGGGCGTGGTGACGGAAGGTGTGTTTGGCGCTGGCGGCACGCTGTTTGATGCCGATACGGTTCTGGCCAAGCACGACGAGAATTACATGCCGAAGGAAGTTGCCGACCGGATGAAGAAGGACGGCGTCTGGAAGGGTGAGGGAGAGGCGAAATGA
- a CDS encoding heme lyase CcmF/NrfE family subunit — translation MIIEIGHYALVLALAAALLLSVLPMLGARRGDTAMMQTAVTGTYALFALVLFAFGVLAYAYLVSDFSLLNAYQNSHSLMPAIYRFSAVWGNHEGSMMLWLLILTLFSALVALFGSNLPDRLKANVLGVQAWISTAFILFILITSNPFIRLNPAPAEGQDLNPVLQDPGLAIHPPLLYLGYVGFSVCFSFAIAALIDGRIDAAWARWVRPWTLAAWTFLTAGIAMGSYWAYYELGWGGWWFWDPVENASFMPWLAGTALLHSALVMEKRDALKIWTVLLAILTFSLSLLGTFLVRSGVLTSVHAFATDPSRGIFILAILILFIGGALFLFMLRAPHLKAGGLFQPISREGALVLNNLILTVSTATVLIGTLYPLLLETLTGEKISVGAPFFNLTFGLLMIPLLVAVPFGPMLAWKRGDLLGALQRLYLVAVLAFLVGLVFYYLQNGGPVLSVLGLAAGFFLMFGALADLAYRSAFGKQTASVAFRRLIGLPRSAFGTALAHFGLGVTVLGIVAVTTFESEMVVEMKPGQTVEAGGFSLTYDGLRSAKGPNYTEDRGHFTIRRGGVSEGDVWSSKRLYTARRMPTTEAGIRSFGFSQLYVSLGDAMADGGMVVRIWWKPWILCIWGGALVMMIGGFVSLSDRRLRVGAPNRKAKAVAANGAVKGLEAAE, via the coding sequence ATGATCATTGAGATCGGCCATTATGCGCTGGTGCTGGCGCTGGCCGCCGCACTCCTGCTTTCGGTCCTGCCGATGCTGGGGGCGCGCAGGGGCGATACAGCCATGATGCAGACGGCAGTGACCGGCACCTATGCGCTGTTTGCGCTGGTGCTGTTTGCCTTTGGTGTGCTGGCTTACGCCTATCTGGTCTCGGATTTCTCGCTGCTGAATGCCTATCAAAATTCCCACTCACTGATGCCCGCCATCTATCGCTTCTCGGCGGTCTGGGGTAATCACGAGGGATCGATGATGCTGTGGCTGTTGATCCTGACGCTGTTTTCGGCGCTGGTGGCGCTGTTCGGCAGCAATCTGCCCGACCGGCTGAAAGCCAATGTGCTCGGCGTTCAGGCCTGGATTTCCACGGCCTTCATTCTGTTCATCCTGATCACCTCCAATCCCTTCATCCGCCTCAATCCGGCGCCTGCCGAGGGGCAGGATCTCAATCCGGTTTTGCAGGACCCCGGCCTCGCCATTCATCCGCCGCTGCTGTATCTCGGTTATGTCGGCTTTTCCGTCTGTTTTTCCTTTGCCATTGCCGCCCTGATCGACGGGCGGATTGATGCCGCTTGGGCGCGCTGGGTTCGGCCCTGGACGCTGGCGGCCTGGACCTTCCTGACGGCGGGCATCGCCATGGGCTCCTACTGGGCCTATTACGAGCTGGGCTGGGGCGGCTGGTGGTTCTGGGACCCGGTCGAAAACGCCTCCTTCATGCCCTGGCTGGCAGGTACTGCGCTGTTGCATTCGGCGCTGGTGATGGAAAAGCGTGATGCCCTGAAAATCTGGACGGTGCTGCTCGCCATCCTCACTTTCTCGCTGTCGCTGCTTGGCACATTCCTGGTGCGCTCCGGCGTGCTGACCTCGGTGCATGCCTTTGCCACCGATCCAAGCCGGGGGATTTTCATTCTCGCCATCCTCATCCTGTTCATCGGCGGTGCATTGTTTTTGTTCATGCTGCGCGCGCCGCATTTGAAGGCGGGCGGGCTGTTCCAGCCGATTTCGCGCGAAGGCGCACTCGTGTTGAATAACCTGATCCTGACGGTGTCGACCGCGACGGTGCTGATCGGCACGCTCTATCCGCTGCTGCTGGAAACCCTGACCGGTGAGAAGATCTCGGTTGGCGCACCCTTCTTTAACCTGACCTTCGGCCTGTTGATGATCCCGCTCCTCGTCGCCGTTCCGTTCGGGCCGATGCTGGCTTGGAAGCGCGGCGATCTGCTGGGGGCGCTGCAACGGCTCTATCTGGTGGCGGTGTTGGCCTTTCTGGTTGGGCTTGTGTTCTATTATCTCCAGAATGGCGGCCCGGTTCTGTCCGTGCTGGGGCTGGCCGCAGGCTTTTTCCTGATGTTCGGGGCGCTGGCCGATCTTGCTTATCGCTCGGCTTTCGGCAAGCAGACGGCAAGCGTCGCCTTCCGCCGGTTGATCGGCCTGCCGCGCTCGGCTTTCGGCACGGCGCTCGCGCATTTTGGCCTCGGCGTTACTGTGCTGGGCATTGTTGCTGTCACCACGTTTGAGAGTGAAATGGTGGTGGAGATGAAGCCCGGTCAGACCGTGGAGGCCGGGGGCTTTTCCCTGACCTATGACGGGCTGCGTTCTGCCAAGGGACCGAATTATACCGAGGATCGTGGTCATTTCACCATCCGGCGCGGCGGGGTCTCCGAGGGGGATGTGTGGTCGTCGAAGCGGCTTTATACGGCAAGGCGCATGCCGACCACCGAGGCGGGTATCCGCAGTTTCGGCTTCAGCCAGCTCTATGTTTCGCTTGGCGATGCCATGGCCGACGGCGGCATGGTGGTGCGTATTTGGTGGAAGCCTTGGATTCTCTGCATCTGGGGCGGGGCGCTGGTGATGATGATCGGCGGCTTCGTCTCGCTCTCCGACCGGCGTTTGCGCGTCGGTGCTCCAAACCGCAAGGCAAAGGCAGTGGCGGCCAATGGTGCCGTCAAGGGCCTGGAGGCGGCGGAATGA
- a CDS encoding cytochrome c-type biogenesis protein, protein MRGLFAIFLGFWLLLVQPAFAVNPDEMLKDPALEARARQLSGQLRCMVCQNQSIDDSNAELARDLRLLVRERIVMGDSDDDVIRYLVSRYGEFVLLKPRLTSETLLLWGAPGLLLVVGVGAAFAYSRRRRSVAAAEPLSADEEARLKRLLEE, encoded by the coding sequence ATGAGGGGGCTTTTTGCCATCTTCCTCGGCTTCTGGCTGTTGCTGGTCCAGCCCGCCTTTGCCGTCAATCCCGATGAAATGCTGAAAGACCCGGCCTTGGAGGCACGCGCCCGGCAGCTGTCGGGGCAACTCCGCTGCATGGTCTGCCAGAACCAATCCATCGATGACAGCAATGCCGAACTCGCCCGCGATCTGCGGCTTCTGGTGCGCGAACGCATCGTCATGGGCGATAGCGATGACGATGTCATCCGCTATCTGGTGTCGCGTTACGGTGAATTCGTGCTGCTGAAGCCGCGATTGACGTCAGAGACCTTGCTGCTATGGGGCGCGCCCGGCCTGTTGCTTGTTGTCGGCGTGGGCGCAGCCTTCGCCTACAGCCGCCGTCGTAGGAGCGTGGCTGCGGCGGAGCCGTTGAGTGCGGATGAAGAGGCTCGGCTGAAGCGGCTCCTGGAGGAGTAG
- a CDS encoding Do family serine endopeptidase: protein MSKSFHNRSVTSRLRAGTAAGLAALMLAGAVTVTPALAAPVEVQAPQVPSFADLVSAVSPAVVSIRVKSDVQQASEDGSNFSFNGRDFDQLPDPLKRFFKEWGMPGPGGPGGPGGPKGGPHAERHGKLRPIAQGSGFFISEDGYVVTNNHVVSDGQAYTVVMNDGTEYDAKLVGKDPRTDLAVLKVDQPTKKFTYVEWAQDEKIRVGDWVVAVGNPFGLGGTVTSGIVSAFGRDIGSGPYDDYIQIDAPVNRGNSGGPDFNLSGKVVGINTAIFSPSGGSVGIAFAIPAATAKDVVAELIKHGSVQRGWLGVQIQPVTKDIAESLGLADAKGALVAEPQTGSPGEKAGIKQGDVITAVNGDPVKDPRDLAKRIAAFPPNTKVDISIWRNGKPTAVKVDLGTLPAEKDTASSDEDQGAPEQNAPATEQALANLGVTVQRADDGKGLTITNVDPDSDAADKGLKTGQKITSVNNQQVSSAAEVKKILDQAKKDGRTKALFQVETDNGSRFIALPINQG from the coding sequence ATGTCGAAATCCTTCCATAATCGCTCCGTTACCTCCAGGCTGCGGGCAGGCACCGCGGCAGGGCTGGCGGCCCTGATGCTGGCGGGTGCCGTGACGGTAACGCCTGCGCTGGCCGCGCCCGTCGAGGTTCAGGCGCCGCAGGTGCCAAGCTTTGCCGATCTGGTCAGTGCCGTTTCGCCCGCCGTCGTCTCCATCCGCGTCAAATCGGATGTGCAGCAGGCCTCCGAGGATGGCAGCAATTTCTCCTTCAATGGTCGTGACTTCGACCAGCTTCCCGATCCTCTGAAGCGCTTCTTCAAGGAATGGGGCATGCCAGGCCCCGGCGGTCCAGGTGGTCCAGGAGGCCCCAAGGGTGGACCGCATGCCGAGCGTCATGGCAAGCTGCGTCCGATTGCCCAAGGGTCGGGCTTCTTCATCTCCGAGGACGGCTATGTTGTGACCAACAATCACGTAGTTTCCGATGGCCAGGCCTATACAGTGGTGATGAATGACGGCACCGAATACGATGCCAAGCTGGTCGGTAAGGACCCGCGCACTGACCTCGCCGTTTTGAAGGTCGATCAGCCGACCAAGAAATTCACCTATGTCGAATGGGCGCAGGACGAGAAGATCCGCGTTGGTGACTGGGTCGTGGCCGTCGGCAATCCTTTCGGTCTCGGCGGAACCGTGACGTCGGGTATCGTTTCGGCTTTTGGCCGTGATATCGGCTCCGGCCCTTATGACGATTACATCCAGATCGATGCACCGGTAAACCGGGGCAATTCGGGTGGGCCGGACTTCAACCTCAGCGGCAAGGTGGTCGGGATCAACACGGCGATCTTCTCGCCATCGGGCGGTAGCGTCGGCATCGCCTTCGCTATTCCGGCGGCGACTGCCAAGGATGTCGTTGCTGAATTGATCAAGCATGGCTCGGTGCAGCGCGGCTGGCTTGGCGTGCAGATCCAGCCTGTCACCAAGGATATTGCCGAATCGCTCGGTCTGGCCGATGCCAAGGGCGCACTGGTGGCTGAGCCGCAAACCGGTTCTCCCGGTGAAAAGGCCGGTATCAAGCAGGGCGACGTGATTACCGCCGTGAATGGCGATCCGGTCAAGGACCCGCGTGACCTCGCCAAGCGCATTGCTGCCTTCCCGCCCAATACCAAGGTCGATATTTCTATCTGGCGCAATGGCAAGCCGACTGCCGTCAAGGTCGATCTCGGCACCTTGCCTGCTGAAAAGGATACGGCCAGCAGTGATGAGGATCAGGGCGCGCCCGAGCAGAACGCACCGGCCACCGAGCAGGCGCTTGCCAATCTCGGAGTCACTGTCCAGCGTGCCGATGACGGCAAAGGCCTGACGATCACCAATGTCGATCCGGATTCCGACGCTGCCGACAAGGGGCTGAAGACCGGCCAGAAGATCACGTCCGTTAACAACCAGCAGGTCTCCAGCGCCGCCGAGGTCAAGAAGATCCTTGATCAGGCCAAGAAGGACGGTCGCACCAAGGCGCTCTTCCAGGTGGAAACCGACAATGGCAGCCGCTTCATCGCCCTGCCGATCAACCAGGGCTGA
- a CDS encoding response regulator transcription factor: METGKTGCASGNAGTNVARMKILVIEDDLEAAAYMTKAFREAGIMADHASDGEAGLFMGCENTYDVMIIDRMLPRRDGLSVISELRKRSINTPVLILSALGQVDDRVTGLRAGGDDYLPKPYAFSELLARVEVLGRRKGTPEQDMIYRVGDLELDRLSHEVRRAGKEILLQPREFRLLEYLMKNAGQVVTRTMLLEHVWDYHFDPQTNVIDVHVSRLRSKIEKDFDRPLLKTVRGAGYMIKDES; encoded by the coding sequence ATGGAAACCGGTAAAACAGGCTGTGCATCGGGCAATGCGGGCACTAATGTCGCACGCATGAAAATACTTGTGATCGAAGACGATCTTGAAGCCGCCGCTTACATGACCAAGGCCTTCCGCGAGGCGGGGATCATGGCCGACCACGCCAGCGATGGCGAGGCGGGCCTGTTCATGGGTTGCGAAAATACCTATGATGTGATGATCATCGACCGGATGCTGCCGCGCCGCGATGGCTTGTCGGTGATATCAGAATTGCGCAAGCGCAGTATCAATACGCCGGTGCTGATCCTGTCGGCGCTTGGCCAGGTGGATGACCGGGTGACCGGCCTTCGCGCTGGTGGCGACGATTACCTGCCCAAGCCCTATGCTTTTTCCGAGCTTCTGGCCCGGGTCGAAGTGCTGGGGCGACGCAAGGGGACGCCGGAACAGGACATGATTTACCGGGTCGGTGATCTGGAGCTGGACCGCCTGTCCCACGAAGTGCGCCGGGCGGGCAAGGAAATCCTGCTCCAGCCCCGCGAATTCCGCCTGCTGGAATATCTGATGAAGAATGCCGGGCAGGTGGTGACACGCACCATGCTACTGGAACATGTCTGGGACTATCATTTCGATCCGCAGACCAATGTCATCGACGTGCATGTGTCGCGGCTGCGCTCCAAGATCGAAAAGGATTTCGACCGGCCGCTGCTGAAGACGGTGCGCGGTGCCGGCTATATGATCAAAGACGAAAGCTGA
- a CDS encoding sensor histidine kinase — protein sequence MSRAGFLFKSTAVRLSALYIILFALCAALLVIYVTALSERLLNQQTRESLQQEVTEIERAYEKGGVENLLRLMERRMRQPGANLYVIAGPNGEFLAGNVSSVEPGVLDREGWTNFPFAYNRYAETGPARPHLAIANVLALDNGLRILVGRDLGEPTKFRILVRKALMVALAIMGAGALVIWFAIGRNALKRIDRVSAASKKIMAGDLGQRLPVSGSGDEFDRLSRSLNDMLERIEKLNEGLRQVSDNIAHDLKTPLTRLRNKAADALAEDDDLLRRQALEGIIGESDQLIRTFNALLMISRVEAGSIAAELSDLDASGIAADTAELYEPVAEEAGYVLASAIVPGITVRGNRELIGQAIFNLLDNAIKYAGEGGSEIRVELVKAANGEARLSVCDHGPGIAAERREDVVKRFVRLDESRSKPGTGLGLSLVEAVMALHGGRLELSDTNSTNSECPGLTATMVFPRVTA from the coding sequence ATGTCGCGTGCCGGATTTCTGTTCAAGTCTACCGCCGTCAGGCTTTCGGCGCTTTACATCATTCTTTTCGCGCTTTGCGCCGCTCTTCTGGTGATCTATGTCACGGCGCTTTCGGAACGGCTGCTCAATCAGCAGACGCGAGAGAGCCTGCAACAGGAAGTGACCGAAATCGAGCGCGCTTATGAAAAAGGTGGCGTCGAAAATCTGCTGCGGCTGATGGAACGGCGCATGCGCCAGCCCGGTGCCAATCTCTATGTCATTGCCGGGCCAAATGGCGAGTTTCTGGCGGGCAATGTCAGCTCCGTCGAGCCGGGCGTGCTGGATCGCGAGGGCTGGACGAATTTTCCCTTCGCTTATAACCGCTATGCCGAAACAGGGCCTGCCCGCCCGCATCTGGCGATTGCCAATGTGCTGGCGCTGGACAATGGGCTGCGCATTCTGGTCGGGCGGGATCTGGGTGAGCCGACCAAATTCCGCATTCTGGTGCGCAAGGCGCTGATGGTGGCGCTGGCGATCATGGGGGCAGGGGCTTTGGTGATCTGGTTTGCCATTGGCCGCAATGCCCTAAAGCGCATCGATCGGGTCTCTGCCGCCAGCAAGAAGATCATGGCGGGCGATCTTGGCCAGCGTCTGCCGGTCTCCGGTTCCGGCGATGAATTCGACCGGCTGTCGCGCTCACTGAACGACATGCTGGAGCGGATTGAAAAGCTCAATGAGGGCCTTCGCCAAGTCTCCGACAATATAGCGCATGATCTGAAGACGCCGCTGACCCGGCTGCGCAACAAGGCCGCCGATGCGCTGGCCGAGGATGATGACCTGCTGCGCCGTCAGGCGCTGGAAGGGATTATCGGCGAATCGGATCAGTTGATCCGCACGTTCAACGCGCTGTTGATGATTTCTCGCGTTGAGGCAGGCTCGATTGCCGCCGAGCTTTCCGATCTTGATGCCTCCGGCATTGCCGCTGATACCGCCGAGCTTTACGAGCCGGTGGCCGAGGAGGCGGGCTATGTGCTGGCAAGCGCTATTGTCCCCGGCATCACTGTGCGGGGCAATCGCGAACTGATCGGCCAGGCGATTTTCAACCTGCTCGACAATGCCATCAAATATGCGGGTGAAGGCGGCAGCGAAATCCGCGTCGAACTGGTGAAGGCGGCGAACGGCGAGGCCCGACTCAGCGTCTGCGACCATGGCCCCGGCATCGCGGCGGAGCGCCGGGAAGATGTCGTCAAGCGTTTCGTGCGGCTGGATGAAAGCCGCAGCAAACCGGGCACCGGTCTTGGCCTGTCGCTGGTCGAGGCGGTGATGGCGCTGCATGGCGGCAGACTGGAACTGAGCGACACCAATTCTACCAATTCCGAGTGTCCCGGACTGACGGCCACCATGGTCTTTCCGCGTGTAACCGCATAA